Proteins co-encoded in one Stenotrophomonas maltophilia genomic window:
- the murG gene encoding undecaprenyldiphospho-muramoylpentapeptide beta-N-acetylglucosaminyltransferase, which yields MSSTSNARPVMILAGGTGGHIFPGLAVARVLRERGVPVTWMGAEGAMETRLVPQQDIAIDTLAITGLRGKGKLALLGAPWRLMRALRAAGMIIRKRQPRAVVAFGGFASGPGGMATRLHGLPLIVHEQNRAPGLTNRILSRYARRLLTGFPGTFAKGEEFVGNPVRAEIAAIAPPEQRFADRHGPLRVLVVGGSQGARALNTGVPQAIAALGADVPVQVRHQSGEKLHAEAVEAYAKAGVEAEITPFIANMAEAFAWADLVVCRAGASTLAELCAVGVGSVLVPFPAAVDDHQTRNAEYLVERDAAVLLKQDGTLADGIAALLRDLSENPARRMQMAQAARALAKVDAAERIADIILEEAV from the coding sequence ATGAGCAGCACCTCCAACGCCCGCCCGGTGATGATCCTGGCCGGTGGTACCGGCGGCCACATCTTCCCCGGCCTGGCCGTGGCCCGCGTGCTGCGCGAGCGCGGCGTGCCGGTCACCTGGATGGGCGCCGAGGGCGCGATGGAAACCCGCCTGGTGCCGCAGCAGGACATTGCCATCGACACGCTGGCCATCACCGGCCTGCGCGGCAAGGGCAAGCTGGCCCTGCTGGGTGCACCGTGGCGGCTGATGCGCGCGCTGCGTGCGGCCGGCATGATCATTCGCAAGCGCCAGCCGCGCGCGGTGGTGGCCTTCGGCGGCTTTGCCTCCGGCCCCGGTGGCATGGCCACGCGCCTGCATGGCCTGCCGCTGATCGTGCATGAGCAGAACCGTGCGCCGGGCCTGACCAACCGCATCCTGTCGCGCTACGCGCGCCGCCTGCTGACCGGTTTCCCGGGCACCTTCGCCAAGGGCGAAGAGTTCGTCGGCAACCCGGTGCGCGCGGAAATCGCCGCCATCGCACCGCCCGAGCAGCGCTTTGCCGACCGCCACGGTCCGCTTCGCGTGCTGGTGGTCGGTGGCAGCCAGGGTGCGCGTGCGCTCAACACCGGCGTGCCGCAGGCCATCGCGGCGCTGGGCGCGGACGTGCCGGTGCAGGTGCGCCACCAGAGCGGCGAGAAGCTGCATGCCGAAGCGGTCGAGGCCTATGCCAAGGCCGGCGTGGAGGCTGAAATCACGCCGTTCATCGCCAACATGGCCGAGGCCTTCGCCTGGGCCGACCTGGTGGTATGCCGTGCCGGCGCGTCGACCCTGGCCGAGCTGTGCGCGGTCGGTGTCGGCAGCGTGCTGGTGCCATTCCCCGCCGCTGTTGATGACCACCAGACCCGCAATGCGGAGTACCTGGTCGAGCGCGACGCGGCGGTGTTGCTGAAGCAGGACGGAACGCTGGCCGACGGCATTGCCGCACTGCTGCGCGATCTGTCCGAAAATCCCGCCCGCCGCATGCAGATGGCGCAAGCCGCGCGTGCCCTGGCCAAGGTCGATGCCGCCGAGCGCATTGCCGATATCATTCTTGAGGAAGCTGTATGA
- the ftsL gene encoding cell division protein FtsL — MSRLLLIILLASTVASAIGVVFVRHRHRQTFIELSRAERTRDDINLEFGRLQLEQATLAEANRVDRIAREKLGMKFPEAADIVVVRP; from the coding sequence ATGAGCCGGCTGCTGCTGATCATCCTGTTGGCCTCGACCGTGGCCTCGGCGATCGGCGTCGTGTTCGTGCGTCACCGTCATCGGCAGACGTTCATCGAGCTGTCGCGCGCCGAGCGCACGCGCGATGACATCAATCTGGAATTCGGCCGCCTGCAGCTGGAACAGGCCACGCTGGCCGAAGCCAACCGTGTTGATCGCATCGCCCGCGAGAAGCTCGGCATGAAGTTCCCCGAGGCCGCCGACATCGTGGTGGTGCGGCCATGA
- a CDS encoding peptidoglycan D,D-transpeptidase FtsI family protein — protein MSKTGRNRPRNAFNLRQRLRWVALALGLCSVSLVGRAAYVQIINSDFYQRQGEARYLRELPIKTSRGMITDRNGEPLAVSTPVASIWVNPQDLLRSPERIPELAQAVGMSVDELSSRLSQKSDKEFMYLRRRINPDEAEKVVALKIPGVAAQREFRRFYPQGEAMAHVLGFTNIDDRGQEGLELAFDEWLRGKAGAKRVIRNRKGETVESDLLRAAEPGKDLTLSIDRRIQYLAFKELRNALVANKAAGGSMVIMDVTTGEILAMVNLPTYNPNSLTGALPDARRNRAVTDLVEPGSTMKPLTIATALQAGAVTKDTIIDTNPGYMTLGRFTIRDVPRNNGVLNVTGVITRSSNVGAAKVAAKMPDQVFYDGVRRFGYGSVPHSGFPGESGGVVLRPARWSGTTKTTMSYGYGLNVTPLQIATAYSALANGGRLIAPTFVKGQRNEGQQIIDENVAKQVVAMMETVVTQGGAKQAAVLGYRVAGKTGTARKAGPGGYERGHYNALFAGVVPATNPRFATVIVINDPQAGKFYGGLVSAPVYHNVMEGTLRLMDVPLDDLQSWLAAQQSGKVGHSASILPAPPAEAALPADAAAEFDAALPSAHAQTPPATGGTQ, from the coding sequence ATGAGCAAGACCGGCCGCAACCGCCCGCGCAACGCCTTCAACCTGCGCCAGCGCCTGCGCTGGGTCGCGCTGGCGCTTGGACTGTGCTCGGTGTCGCTGGTCGGTCGCGCCGCCTACGTGCAGATCATCAACAGCGATTTCTACCAGCGCCAGGGCGAAGCCCGTTACCTGCGTGAGCTGCCGATCAAGACCTCGCGCGGCATGATCACCGACCGCAACGGCGAGCCGCTGGCGGTGTCCACGCCGGTCGCCTCGATCTGGGTCAACCCGCAGGACCTGCTGCGCTCGCCCGAGCGCATCCCGGAACTGGCGCAGGCGGTCGGCATGTCGGTGGACGAGCTGAGCAGCCGCCTGTCGCAGAAGTCGGACAAGGAATTCATGTACCTGCGTCGCCGGATCAATCCGGACGAGGCAGAGAAGGTGGTGGCGCTGAAGATTCCGGGCGTGGCTGCACAGCGCGAGTTCCGCCGCTTCTACCCGCAGGGTGAGGCGATGGCGCACGTGCTGGGCTTCACCAACATCGACGACCGCGGCCAGGAAGGCCTGGAGCTGGCGTTCGACGAATGGCTGCGCGGCAAGGCCGGTGCCAAGCGGGTGATCCGCAACCGCAAGGGCGAGACCGTCGAAAGCGATCTGCTGCGCGCCGCCGAGCCGGGCAAGGACCTGACCCTCAGCATCGACCGCCGCATCCAGTACCTGGCGTTCAAGGAACTGCGCAACGCGCTGGTGGCCAACAAGGCCGCCGGCGGTTCGATGGTGATCATGGATGTGACCACCGGCGAGATCCTGGCCATGGTCAACCTGCCGACCTACAACCCGAATTCACTGACCGGCGCGCTGCCCGATGCGCGCCGCAACCGTGCGGTGACCGATCTGGTCGAGCCGGGTTCGACGATGAAGCCGCTGACCATTGCCACCGCGCTGCAGGCCGGTGCGGTGACCAAGGACACCATCATCGACACCAACCCGGGTTACATGACCCTGGGCCGCTTCACCATCCGCGACGTGCCGCGCAACAACGGCGTGCTGAACGTGACCGGCGTGATCACCCGCAGCTCGAACGTGGGCGCGGCCAAGGTTGCGGCGAAGATGCCGGACCAGGTGTTCTACGACGGCGTGCGGCGCTTCGGCTATGGCTCGGTGCCGCACAGCGGTTTCCCGGGTGAATCCGGTGGCGTGGTGCTGCGCCCGGCGCGCTGGTCGGGTACCACCAAGACCACGATGTCCTACGGCTACGGCCTGAACGTCACCCCGCTGCAGATTGCCACTGCCTATTCGGCACTGGCCAACGGCGGTCGTCTGATCGCGCCGACCTTCGTCAAGGGCCAGCGCAATGAAGGCCAGCAGATCATCGACGAGAACGTCGCCAAGCAGGTGGTGGCGATGATGGAAACGGTGGTGACCCAGGGCGGCGCCAAGCAGGCGGCGGTGCTGGGCTACCGCGTGGCCGGCAAGACCGGTACCGCGCGCAAGGCCGGCCCCGGCGGTTACGAGCGTGGTCATTACAACGCGCTGTTCGCCGGTGTGGTGCCGGCCACCAACCCGCGCTTTGCCACCGTCATCGTCATCAATGACCCGCAGGCCGGCAAGTTCTACGGCGGCCTGGTGTCGGCGCCGGTCTATCACAACGTGATGGAAGGCACCCTGCGCCTGATGGACGTGCCGCTGGACGACCTGCAGTCGTGGCTGGCCGCACAGCAGTCCGGCAAGGTCGGCCACTCGGCTTCGATCCTGCCTGCGCCGCCGGCCGAAGCCGCGCTGCCGGCTGATGCCGCCGCCGAATTCGATGCTGCGCTGCCCAGCGCGCACGCCCAGACGCCGCCCGCTACGGGAGGCACGCAATGA
- the murC gene encoding UDP-N-acetylmuramate--L-alanine ligase: MIRRLHDTNDLVRAFPRVHFVGIGGTGMSGIAEVMLTLGYEVSGSDNADNGATRRLASLGARIMRGHSAANVLGTDCVVVSSAIREDNPELMEARSQRIPIMPRAAMLAELMRFRRGIAVAGTHGKTTTTSLTAAVLSEGGLDPTFVIGGQLLAAGANAKLGGGQWLVAEADESDGSFLRLNPLMSIITNIDADHLENYGNDFARVQAAFAEFLQRLPFYGLAVLCIDDPEVAALAARTPRHVMSYGMSPQADVRAENVVQEGSRMRFTLRLPQGTSQEVVLALPGKHNVLNALAAAAVGWQLGVAPDAIARALESFAGVGRRFNDLGEVTTASGAKVRIIDDYGHHPSELEAVFAAARGGWADKRLVVAFQPHRYSRTRDQFDKFAAVLSSVDALVLSEVYPAGEEPIAGADSHALARAIRARGRSEPVVVGKAAELASVLPDVLQDGDLLLMMGAGDIGAVATQIAVEGFKAEGEA; the protein is encoded by the coding sequence ATGATCCGTCGCCTGCACGACACCAACGACCTGGTGCGCGCGTTCCCGCGCGTGCACTTCGTCGGTATCGGCGGCACCGGCATGAGCGGTATCGCTGAAGTGATGCTGACGCTGGGCTATGAGGTGTCCGGCTCGGACAACGCTGACAACGGCGCCACCCGCCGCCTGGCCAGCCTGGGTGCGCGCATCATGCGCGGCCATTCGGCGGCCAACGTGCTGGGCACCGACTGCGTGGTGGTGTCCAGCGCGATCCGCGAAGACAACCCGGAACTGATGGAAGCGCGCAGCCAGCGCATTCCGATCATGCCGCGTGCGGCAATGCTGGCCGAGCTGATGCGCTTCCGCCGCGGCATCGCGGTGGCCGGTACGCACGGCAAGACCACCACCACCAGCCTGACCGCTGCGGTGCTGAGCGAAGGTGGCCTGGACCCGACCTTCGTGATCGGTGGCCAGCTGCTGGCCGCCGGTGCCAACGCCAAGCTGGGCGGTGGCCAGTGGCTGGTGGCCGAGGCCGACGAAAGCGATGGCAGCTTCCTGCGCCTGAATCCGCTGATGTCGATCATCACCAACATTGATGCCGACCACCTGGAGAACTACGGCAACGATTTCGCCCGCGTGCAGGCGGCGTTCGCTGAGTTCCTGCAGCGCCTGCCGTTCTACGGCCTGGCCGTGCTGTGCATCGATGACCCGGAAGTGGCCGCGCTGGCCGCCAGGACCCCGCGCCACGTGATGAGCTACGGCATGAGCCCGCAGGCCGACGTGCGCGCCGAGAATGTGGTGCAGGAAGGTTCGCGCATGCGCTTCACCCTGCGCCTGCCGCAGGGCACCAGCCAGGAAGTGGTACTGGCGCTGCCGGGCAAGCACAACGTGCTGAACGCACTGGCCGCTGCGGCCGTGGGCTGGCAGCTGGGCGTGGCCCCGGACGCGATCGCGCGTGCGCTGGAAAGCTTCGCCGGCGTTGGCCGTCGCTTCAACGATCTGGGCGAAGTGACCACCGCCAGCGGTGCCAAGGTCCGCATCATCGACGACTACGGCCATCATCCGAGCGAGCTGGAGGCGGTGTTCGCCGCCGCCCGCGGTGGTTGGGCCGACAAGCGCCTGGTGGTGGCCTTCCAGCCGCACCGATACAGCCGTACCCGCGACCAGTTCGACAAGTTCGCCGCAGTGCTGTCCAGCGTCGATGCGCTGGTGCTGAGCGAGGTCTACCCGGCTGGTGAGGAACCGATCGCCGGTGCCGATTCGCATGCGCTGGCCCGCGCCATCCGTGCGCGCGGCCGCAGCGAGCCGGTGGTGGTGGGCAAGGCTGCCGAACTGGCCAGCGTGCTGCCGGACGTCCTGCAGGACGGCGACCTGTTGCTGATGATGGGTGCAGGCGACATCGGCGCTGTGGCCACCCAGATCGCGGTGGAAGGCTTCAAGGCGGAGGGTGAGGCGTGA
- a CDS encoding UDP-N-acetylmuramoyl-tripeptide--D-alanyl-D-alanine ligase has translation MKRTLLSLIAHWAGGEIHGDDVAIDAVSNDTRSLGPGSLYVALRGERFDGHDFAADALARGASALLVERLLPLDVPQVLVADSELALAKIATGMQRDRGTEVFAITGSNGKTSVKSLLLSILQQVAREAHRVVYANPGNRNNEIGLPLAVIDAPEDADYAVYEMGAGKPGDIAYLTDIARPRYALVNNIAPAHLERMGSLLGVAVTKGAIYAALPADGVAVINMDDAYGRWFEQHFVGTPPRCRVLRYGLEHTAEVTARDIRGGAQGSQFVLVAPTGEARVVLGLPGRHNVSNALAAASLALAAGVDLALIAAGLAEAQPVPGRQIAHQLHNGAVLVDDSYNANPGSLAAAIDALAAAPEEGWLVLGDMRELGPDAEALHAQAGLRARAAGLKRLYALGPLSASAAAAFGEGGRHFATHDALSQALQDELHAGVRCLVKGSRGSAMDLIVKALLAQGEESPHVV, from the coding sequence ATGAAGCGCACCCTGCTTTCGCTGATCGCGCACTGGGCCGGCGGTGAGATCCACGGCGATGACGTGGCCATCGACGCTGTAAGCAACGACACCCGCAGCCTCGGCCCGGGCAGCCTGTACGTGGCGCTGCGTGGCGAGCGCTTCGATGGCCATGACTTCGCCGCCGACGCACTGGCACGCGGTGCCAGCGCGCTGCTGGTCGAACGCCTGCTGCCGCTGGACGTGCCGCAGGTGCTGGTGGCCGACAGCGAGCTGGCGCTTGCCAAGATCGCCACCGGCATGCAGCGCGACCGCGGCACCGAGGTGTTCGCGATCACCGGCAGCAATGGCAAGACCAGCGTGAAGAGCCTGCTGCTGTCGATCCTGCAGCAGGTGGCGCGCGAGGCGCACCGGGTGGTCTACGCCAACCCGGGCAACCGCAACAACGAGATCGGCCTGCCGCTGGCGGTGATCGACGCGCCGGAAGATGCCGACTACGCCGTCTACGAGATGGGTGCCGGCAAGCCGGGTGACATCGCTTACCTCACCGACATCGCCCGCCCGCGCTATGCGCTGGTCAACAACATCGCCCCGGCGCACCTGGAGCGCATGGGCAGCCTGCTCGGCGTGGCGGTCACCAAGGGCGCGATCTACGCGGCACTGCCGGCCGATGGCGTGGCGGTGATCAACATGGACGATGCCTACGGGCGCTGGTTCGAGCAGCATTTCGTCGGCACCCCGCCGCGCTGCCGCGTGCTGCGCTACGGCCTGGAGCACACCGCCGAGGTCACCGCGCGTGATATCCGTGGCGGTGCACAGGGCAGCCAGTTCGTGCTGGTCGCGCCGACGGGAGAGGCTCGCGTGGTGCTGGGGCTGCCGGGCCGCCACAACGTCAGCAACGCGCTGGCCGCCGCCAGCCTGGCGCTGGCCGCCGGTGTCGATCTGGCGCTGATTGCGGCCGGGCTTGCCGAGGCACAGCCGGTGCCGGGTCGCCAGATCGCCCATCAGCTGCACAACGGTGCGGTGCTGGTGGACGACAGCTACAACGCCAACCCGGGTTCGCTGGCCGCCGCCATCGACGCCCTGGCCGCTGCGCCGGAAGAGGGCTGGCTGGTGCTGGGCGACATGCGTGAGCTGGGCCCGGATGCCGAGGCGCTGCATGCCCAGGCCGGTCTGCGCGCCCGCGCGGCCGGTCTCAAGCGGCTGTACGCGCTGGGTCCGCTCAGTGCCTCCGCTGCGGCCGCCTTCGGTGAAGGTGGCCGCCATTTCGCCACCCATGATGCGCTGTCACAGGCGCTGCAGGACGAGTTGCACGCTGGTGTGCGCTGCCTGGTCAAGGGTTCCCGTGGCAGTGCCATGGACCTGATCGTCAAAGCGCTGCTGGCGCAAGGAGAGGAATCCCCGCATGTTGTATGA
- the mraY gene encoding phospho-N-acetylmuramoyl-pentapeptide-transferase — protein sequence MLYELARWLQQLESLFGLFNYQTFRAILAALTALFLSLWLGPAMIRKLAQFKGGQPIRSDGPQTHFSKAGTPTMGGSLILLTVTLSVLMWADLRNRYVWLVLAVMLCFGAIGWYDDWIKIVRRDPNGLKSRWKYLLQSIFGLAAGIFLFQTADVPAALTFYIPMFKSVALPLAGIGFVAIAYFWIVGFSNAVNLTDGLDGLAIMPTVLVACALGVFAYASGNVVFANYLQIPQIPGAGELVIICAAIAGAGLGFLWFNTYPAMVFMGDIGALSLGAVLGTIAVITRQELVLVIMGGVFVIETLSVMIQVASFKLTGKRVFRMAPIHHHFELKGWPEPRVIVRFWIISVVLVLIGLATLKVR from the coding sequence ATGTTGTATGAACTGGCTCGATGGTTGCAGCAGTTGGAGAGCCTGTTCGGGCTGTTCAACTACCAGACGTTCCGCGCCATCCTTGCCGCGCTGACGGCGCTGTTCCTGTCGCTGTGGCTGGGCCCGGCGATGATCCGCAAGCTTGCCCAGTTCAAGGGCGGGCAGCCGATCCGCAGCGACGGCCCGCAGACCCACTTCTCCAAGGCCGGCACGCCGACCATGGGCGGCTCGCTGATCCTGCTTACCGTCACCCTGTCGGTGCTGATGTGGGCCGACCTGCGCAATCGCTACGTCTGGCTGGTGCTGGCGGTGATGCTGTGCTTCGGCGCCATCGGCTGGTATGACGACTGGATCAAGATTGTCCGTCGCGACCCGAACGGCCTGAAGTCGCGCTGGAAGTACCTGCTGCAGTCGATCTTCGGCCTGGCCGCGGGCATCTTCCTGTTCCAGACCGCCGACGTACCGGCGGCGCTGACCTTCTATATCCCGATGTTCAAGTCGGTGGCGCTGCCGCTGGCCGGCATCGGCTTTGTGGCCATCGCCTACTTCTGGATCGTCGGTTTCTCCAACGCGGTGAACCTGACCGATGGTCTGGACGGCCTGGCCATCATGCCGACCGTGCTGGTGGCCTGCGCGCTGGGCGTGTTCGCCTATGCCTCGGGCAACGTGGTGTTCGCCAACTACCTGCAGATCCCGCAGATTCCGGGGGCCGGCGAGCTGGTGATCATCTGCGCGGCCATTGCCGGTGCCGGCCTGGGCTTCCTCTGGTTCAACACCTATCCGGCCATGGTCTTCATGGGCGACATCGGCGCGCTGTCGCTGGGCGCGGTGCTGGGCACGATCGCGGTGATCACCCGCCAGGAGCTGGTGCTGGTGATCATGGGTGGCGTGTTCGTCATCGAAACGCTGTCGGTGATGATCCAGGTCGCCTCGTTCAAGCTGACCGGCAAGCGCGTGTTCCGCATGGCGCCGATCCACCACCATTTCGAACTGAAGGGCTGGCCCGAACCGCGCGTGATCGTGCGCTTCTGGATCATCTCCGTCGTGCTCGTGCTGATCGGCCTGGCCACGTTGAAGGTGCGCTGA
- the ftsW gene encoding putative lipid II flippase FtsW, with protein MNDLSRQATRLEAIEGSYDKWLLGAIIALTGVGVVMVASSSIALMSSPFYYLNRHLIFLAVGIVLAVVAARTELKSIEQYNQMLLLGCFVLLLAVFAPGLGSTVNGARRWINLGISKFQTVEAVKVLYIVWLSSYLVRFRDEVNATWPAMLKPLGVAGALVVLLLLQPDFGSSTLLLAITAGMLVLGGVNMPRMSMPVIIGLVGMSALAIIEPYRMRRITSFLDPWADQQGDGYQLSNALMAVGRGEWTGVGLGNSVQKLYYLPEAHTDFIFSVTAEEFGFLGTCVIVALYALLVGRTFWLGMRCVEMKRHFSGYIAFGIGLWISMQTFVSIGVNLGILPTKGLTLPLISSGGSSVLMTCVAMGLLLRVSYELKRAERRQAVRIGGGAEDAVAEPMDEPAAPAAASVPMSAEPAATTAPNAARGTSRLQSRIEPTFGRLS; from the coding sequence ATGAACGACCTGTCCCGCCAGGCAACACGCCTTGAAGCCATCGAAGGCAGCTACGACAAGTGGCTGCTGGGCGCGATCATCGCGCTCACCGGTGTCGGCGTGGTGATGGTGGCGTCCAGCTCGATCGCCTTGATGAGCAGCCCGTTCTACTACCTCAACCGCCACCTGATCTTCCTGGCGGTCGGCATCGTGCTGGCGGTGGTGGCCGCGCGTACCGAGCTGAAGTCCATCGAGCAGTACAACCAGATGCTGCTGCTGGGCTGCTTCGTGCTGCTGCTGGCGGTGTTCGCGCCGGGCCTGGGCAGCACCGTCAACGGTGCGCGCCGCTGGATCAACCTGGGCATCTCCAAGTTCCAGACGGTGGAAGCGGTGAAGGTGCTCTACATCGTTTGGCTGTCCAGCTACCTCGTGCGCTTCCGCGATGAAGTGAACGCGACCTGGCCGGCCATGCTCAAGCCGCTGGGCGTGGCCGGTGCGCTGGTGGTGCTGCTGCTGCTGCAGCCGGACTTCGGTTCGTCCACCCTGCTGCTGGCGATCACCGCCGGCATGCTGGTGCTGGGCGGGGTGAACATGCCGCGCATGTCGATGCCGGTGATCATCGGCCTGGTTGGCATGAGCGCGCTGGCGATCATCGAGCCGTACCGCATGCGCCGCATCACCTCGTTCCTGGACCCGTGGGCCGACCAGCAGGGCGACGGCTACCAGCTGTCCAATGCGCTGATGGCGGTGGGCCGTGGCGAATGGACCGGGGTTGGCCTGGGCAATTCGGTGCAGAAGCTGTACTACCTGCCCGAGGCGCATACTGACTTCATCTTCTCGGTCACCGCCGAGGAATTCGGCTTCCTGGGCACCTGCGTGATCGTGGCGCTGTACGCGCTGCTGGTGGGCCGCACCTTCTGGCTGGGCATGCGGTGCGTGGAAATGAAGCGCCACTTCTCCGGCTACATCGCCTTCGGCATCGGCCTGTGGATCAGCATGCAGACCTTTGTTTCGATCGGCGTGAACCTGGGCATCCTGCCGACCAAGGGCCTGACCCTGCCGCTGATCTCCTCCGGCGGTTCGTCGGTGCTGATGACCTGCGTGGCGATGGGCCTGCTGCTGCGCGTGTCCTATGAACTCAAGCGCGCCGAGCGCCGCCAGGCCGTGCGTATCGGCGGTGGCGCCGAAGATGCCGTTGCCGAGCCGATGGACGAACCTGCTGCACCTGCGGCGGCCAGCGTACCGATGAGCGCCGAGCCGGCGGCCACCACCGCGCCAAATGCCGCGCGTGGCACCAGCCGCCTGCAGTCGCGCATCGAACCGACGTTCGGGAGGCTGTCATGA
- a CDS encoding UDP-N-acetylmuramoyl-L-alanyl-D-glutamate--2,6-diaminopimelate ligase: MSPSMLLSQLLPDVALAGHDPVLTGLVLDSRAVRPGNAFVAIAGFGAHGLGFVEQARAAGAGVILFEPPAPAELPAPADAIAVPGLRARMGAMADQFHGAPSRAMAMVGVTGTNGKTSTVQLLAQAWHLLGTPSGSIGTLGAGLYGAVEPTGFTTPLVLQMHALLAQLRDAGARAVAMEVSSHALDQGRVDAVHYDVAVFTNLTRDHLDYHGDMASYGAAKARLFHRPGLKAAVINLDDAFGRQLFAGLPVGVQPIGLSSRGASEAGVRAEALQLDGRGIAFELVIDGQRAAVQSPLLGRFNVDNLLAVAGTLHAQGQPLPRIAEVLSALQPIRGRMNRLGGEDGLPTVVVDYAHTPDALEQALDSLHGHLHGALFCVFGCGGERDTGKRPQMAAIAERLANQVIVTDDNPRGEDGDVIVADILAGFQNAEAVTVQRSRARAIGLAVKRAGAGDIILIAGKGHEPYQEVNGVRHDFDDTEVAAAALAAKAGVLAATRMDALVARPQDAEEGSQAGEGAA, encoded by the coding sequence ATGAGTCCTTCGATGTTGCTTTCGCAGTTGCTTCCGGACGTGGCCCTGGCGGGCCATGATCCCGTTCTGACCGGCCTGGTGCTGGACAGCCGCGCCGTGCGCCCCGGCAATGCCTTCGTCGCCATCGCCGGTTTCGGCGCGCATGGCCTGGGCTTTGTCGAGCAGGCCCGTGCGGCCGGTGCTGGCGTCATCCTGTTCGAACCGCCGGCGCCTGCCGAGCTGCCGGCCCCGGCCGATGCGATCGCGGTGCCGGGCCTGCGCGCGCGCATGGGCGCGATGGCCGACCAGTTCCATGGCGCACCGTCGCGGGCGATGGCAATGGTTGGCGTGACCGGCACCAACGGCAAGACCTCCACCGTGCAGCTGCTGGCCCAGGCCTGGCACCTGCTCGGTACGCCCAGTGGCAGTATCGGCACGCTCGGCGCCGGACTTTATGGCGCCGTCGAGCCGACCGGCTTCACCACCCCGCTGGTGCTGCAGATGCATGCGCTGCTGGCGCAGCTGCGCGATGCCGGCGCGCGCGCGGTGGCGATGGAAGTCAGCTCGCACGCGCTGGACCAGGGCCGCGTGGATGCCGTGCACTACGACGTGGCGGTGTTCACCAATCTCACCCGCGATCATCTGGACTACCACGGCGACATGGCCAGCTACGGCGCGGCCAAGGCGCGGCTGTTCCATCGCCCGGGCCTGAAGGCAGCGGTGATCAACCTGGACGACGCCTTCGGTCGCCAGCTGTTCGCCGGCCTGCCGGTGGGCGTGCAGCCGATCGGCCTGAGCTCGCGGGGTGCCAGCGAGGCCGGCGTGCGCGCCGAAGCGCTGCAGCTGGATGGCCGTGGCATCGCCTTTGAACTGGTCATCGACGGCCAGCGCGCCGCGGTCCAGTCGCCGCTGCTGGGCCGCTTCAACGTGGACAACCTGCTGGCCGTGGCCGGCACCCTGCATGCGCAGGGCCAGCCGCTGCCGCGCATCGCCGAGGTGCTGTCGGCGCTGCAGCCGATCCGCGGCCGCATGAACCGCCTCGGCGGCGAAGACGGTCTGCCGACCGTGGTGGTCGATTACGCACATACCCCGGACGCGCTGGAACAGGCGTTGGACAGCCTGCACGGCCACCTGCACGGCGCGCTGTTCTGCGTGTTCGGCTGCGGTGGCGAGCGCGATACCGGCAAGCGCCCGCAGATGGCCGCCATTGCCGAGCGCCTGGCCAACCAGGTCATCGTCACCGACGACAACCCGCGTGGCGAGGACGGCGACGTGATCGTGGCCGACATCCTGGCCGGCTTCCAGAACGCCGAGGCGGTGACCGTGCAGCGCAGCCGCGCGCGTGCGATTGGCCTGGCGGTGAAGCGCGCCGGTGCCGGCGACATCATCCTGATTGCCGGCAAGGGCCACGAGCCGTACCAGGAAGTGAACGGCGTGCGCCATGACTTCGACGACACCGAAGTGGCGGCGGCTGCGCTGGCGGCCAAGGCCGGTGTTCTGGCGGCGACGCGCATGGATGCACTAGTGGCCCGGCCGCAGGACGCGGAAGAGGGCTCCCAGGCCGGGGAGGGCGCCGCATGA